The Nocardioides humi genome includes a region encoding these proteins:
- a CDS encoding isochorismate synthase, protein MNSPTDVLAAATDTRPAAGTTTAPDFTFAAGAYTLTCRGSRRTITTPAADRGALLAEVEAAMLTERESGHPHPLVVGAIPFDPRRPSRLLVPEHTTWEVAEGDPVAPDPGASAAELVDNTAAGYRAAVAEALARIEQGLVDKVVLARTVDALLPTGYDVGRVWARLRAANRDGFTYGVRLADGDHLVGASPELVAGTQGDRFRSHPLAGSAPRGATAAEDERITAALLASEKDRVEHAVLVDEVAANLAAVADEIRLPDGPRPFATARMWHLGTEIAARLHPGVGSLEAALALHPTAAVCGRPTEAAAALIGALEPEERGFYAGLIGWTDGHGNGTWALALRCAQIGGDRARMYAGAGIVAGSDPDAELAETTAKLRTMADALGLATGKRDQSDQSTEPVR, encoded by the coding sequence ATGAACTCCCCCACCGACGTCCTCGCCGCGGCCACGGACACCCGCCCGGCAGCCGGTACGACGACCGCTCCCGACTTCACCTTCGCCGCCGGCGCCTACACCCTCACCTGCCGGGGGAGCCGCCGCACGATCACGACGCCCGCCGCCGACCGCGGGGCGCTGCTCGCCGAGGTCGAGGCGGCGATGCTCACCGAGCGCGAGAGCGGGCACCCCCATCCGCTGGTCGTCGGCGCGATCCCGTTCGACCCCCGGCGGCCCAGCCGGCTGCTCGTGCCGGAGCACACCACCTGGGAGGTCGCGGAGGGGGATCCGGTCGCCCCGGATCCCGGCGCCTCCGCGGCCGAGCTCGTCGACAACACGGCGGCGGGCTACCGCGCCGCGGTCGCCGAGGCGCTGGCCCGGATCGAGCAGGGCCTGGTCGACAAGGTGGTGCTGGCCCGCACGGTCGACGCCCTCCTCCCGACCGGGTACGACGTCGGGCGGGTCTGGGCCCGGCTGCGCGCCGCCAACCGCGACGGCTTCACCTACGGCGTCCGGCTGGCCGACGGCGACCACCTCGTCGGCGCCTCGCCGGAGCTGGTGGCCGGCACCCAGGGCGACCGGTTCCGCTCGCACCCGCTGGCCGGCTCCGCGCCGCGCGGCGCCACCGCCGCCGAGGACGAGCGGATCACCGCCGCGCTGCTCGCCTCGGAGAAGGACCGGGTCGAGCACGCGGTGCTGGTCGACGAGGTCGCCGCGAACCTGGCGGCCGTCGCCGACGAGATCAGGCTGCCGGACGGCCCGCGGCCCTTCGCGACCGCCCGGATGTGGCACCTCGGCACGGAGATCGCCGCCCGCCTGCACCCCGGCGTCGGCTCGCTCGAGGCGGCGCTGGCGCTGCACCCGACCGCCGCGGTCTGCGGCCGCCCGACCGAGGCGGCGGCCGCGCTGATCGGCGCGCTGGAGCCCGAGGAGCGCGGCTTCTACGCCGGCCTGATCGGCTGGACCGACGGCCACGGCAACGGCACCTGGGCGCTCGCGCTGCGCTGCGCGCAGATCGGCGGCGACCGGGCCCGGATGTACGCCGGCGCGGGCATCGTCGCCGGATCGGACCCCGACGCCGAGCTGGCCGAGACCACGGCCAAGCTGCGCACCATGGCCGACGCGCTCGGCCTGGCCACCGGCAAGCGCGACCAGAGCGACCAGAGCACGGAGCCGGTCCGGTGA
- a CDS encoding (2,3-dihydroxybenzoyl)adenylate synthase, whose product MTAAVTTVPDVVPYPDDVVERYLAAGVWGADRLEDLLHHAVARWPERTAVVDGERRWTYAELAAAIERTRGVLAAQGVVPGDAVVLQLPNGADFLAATYALFGLGARPVFALPAHRETELAHLVRGSRARFHLTTVPLAGVGSTALEPAGPEPADVVPAADGGAEDVAFLQLSGGTTGLPKLIPRTHRDYAYSFLRSAELCRVDESTVFLAVLPMSHNFTMSSPGFLAVLSLGGTVVTTTDPSPSAVFDLVARHRVTMVAAVPPLAQLWLDSPAREAADLTSLDVLLVGGARFAQATAERVRPELGCDLQQVYGMAEGLVCYTRREDPYDVVVGSQGRPMSDLDEVRVVDDEDRPLPPGTPGHLLVRGPYTIRGYFAAPGHNAASFTDDGFYRTGDVVRADEAGNLTVVGRGKEQINRGGEKVAPAEVEGLLLVLDAIHDVCVVGVPDDVLGERVEAYVVAHPGRAGELTTPALRRHLRGRVADYKIPERFHLVDHLPGTGVGKVSRRGVAARYFQPADGER is encoded by the coding sequence GTGACCGCCGCCGTGACCACCGTGCCCGACGTGGTCCCCTACCCGGACGACGTGGTCGAGCGCTATCTCGCCGCCGGCGTGTGGGGGGCGGACCGGCTGGAGGACCTGCTCCACCACGCCGTCGCCCGCTGGCCGGAGCGCACCGCGGTCGTCGACGGCGAGCGGCGGTGGACCTACGCCGAGCTGGCGGCGGCGATCGAGCGGACCCGCGGGGTGCTGGCCGCGCAGGGCGTCGTACCCGGCGACGCGGTCGTGCTGCAGCTGCCCAACGGCGCGGACTTCCTGGCCGCGACCTACGCCCTGTTCGGCCTCGGCGCGCGCCCCGTCTTCGCGCTGCCCGCGCACCGCGAGACCGAGCTGGCGCACCTGGTGCGCGGCAGCCGCGCCCGCTTCCACCTCACGACGGTGCCGCTGGCCGGCGTCGGCTCGACCGCGCTGGAGCCGGCGGGACCGGAGCCGGCGGACGTCGTACCGGCGGCGGACGGCGGGGCCGAGGACGTCGCCTTCCTCCAGCTCTCCGGCGGCACGACCGGCCTGCCGAAGCTGATCCCGCGCACCCACCGCGACTACGCCTACTCCTTCCTGCGCAGCGCCGAGCTGTGCCGGGTCGACGAGTCGACCGTCTTCCTCGCGGTGCTGCCGATGTCGCACAACTTCACGATGAGCTCGCCGGGCTTCCTCGCGGTCCTCTCGCTCGGCGGCACCGTCGTGACGACGACCGACCCCAGCCCGAGCGCGGTGTTCGACCTGGTCGCCCGGCACCGGGTGACGATGGTCGCGGCCGTGCCCCCGCTGGCGCAGCTGTGGCTCGACTCGCCCGCGCGCGAGGCGGCCGACCTGACCAGCCTCGACGTGCTGCTCGTCGGCGGCGCCCGCTTCGCGCAGGCCACCGCCGAGCGGGTGCGGCCCGAGCTGGGCTGCGACCTGCAGCAGGTCTACGGCATGGCCGAGGGCCTGGTCTGCTACACCCGCCGCGAGGATCCGTACGACGTCGTGGTCGGCAGCCAGGGCCGGCCGATGTCCGACCTGGACGAGGTCCGCGTCGTCGACGACGAGGACCGGCCGCTGCCGCCCGGCACGCCCGGGCACCTGCTGGTGCGCGGCCCGTACACGATCCGCGGCTACTTCGCGGCGCCCGGGCACAATGCGGCGTCCTTCACCGACGACGGCTTCTACCGCACCGGCGACGTGGTCCGGGCCGACGAGGCCGGCAACCTCACGGTGGTCGGGCGCGGCAAGGAGCAGATCAACCGCGGCGGCGAGAAGGTCGCGCCCGCCGAGGTGGAGGGCCTGCTGCTGGTGCTCGACGCGATCCACGACGTGTGCGTGGTCGGTGTGCCCGACGACGTGCTGGGTGAGCGGGTCGAGGCGTACGTCGTCGCGCACCCGGGCCGTGCCGGCGAGCTGACCACCCCGGCCCTGCGGCGCCACCTGCGCGGCCGGGTCGCCGACTACAAGATCCCCGAACGATTCCATCTCGTCGACCACCTCCCCGGCACCGGTGTCGGGAAGGTCAGCCGCCGTGGCGTGGCCGCGAGGTACTTCCAGCCGGCCGACGGCGAAAGGTAG
- a CDS encoding DUF485 domain-containing protein yields the protein MTSDISPHEPHDVAARHDPVYDELHAAPEFAELKRRYRGFVFPATIAFLAWYLLYVVLSNWGGDFMNQKVVGNINVALVFGLLQFVTTFLIAWLYSRYSNARLDPLARELDQRFIALEGKSSRGRGNH from the coding sequence GTGACGTCCGACATCTCGCCCCATGAACCCCATGACGTGGCTGCCCGCCACGATCCCGTGTACGACGAGCTCCACGCGGCGCCGGAGTTCGCGGAGCTGAAGCGCCGCTACCGGGGCTTCGTGTTCCCGGCGACCATCGCCTTCCTGGCGTGGTACCTGCTCTACGTCGTGCTCTCCAACTGGGGCGGCGACTTCATGAACCAGAAGGTCGTCGGCAATATCAACGTCGCCCTCGTCTTCGGGCTGCTCCAGTTCGTGACGACCTTCCTCATCGCCTGGCTCTACAGCCGCTACTCCAACGCCCGGCTCGACCCGCTCGCGCGCGAGCTGGACCAGCGCTTCATCGCCCTCGAGGGCAAGTCGTCCCGCGGACGGGGGAACCACTGA
- a CDS encoding isochorismatase family protein: MAAQRSLPAIGGYRLDPDTAADANRTDWTVDPARAVLLVHDMQRYFVDAFDRTDPAAQINVAVATIGRLASQARALGIPVVYTAQPPDQSPGDRGLLSDFWGHGLTDDGRQAIIPELGPQPGDIELTKWRYSAFTRTDLRERMRARRRDQLVITGVYAHIGCLTTAIVAFMDDVQVFLVPDAMADFSHDEHVSALEYGATRCANVKRADLVSAELAAAELGAPEVIGSR, from the coding sequence ATGGCTGCCCAGCGATCCCTGCCTGCCATCGGCGGATACCGGCTCGACCCGGACACCGCGGCGGACGCCAACCGGACGGACTGGACGGTCGACCCCGCACGGGCGGTGCTGCTGGTGCACGACATGCAGCGGTACTTCGTCGACGCCTTCGACCGCACCGACCCGGCCGCCCAGATCAATGTCGCCGTCGCGACCATCGGCCGCCTGGCGAGCCAGGCCCGCGCGCTCGGCATCCCGGTCGTCTACACCGCGCAGCCGCCGGACCAGAGCCCGGGCGACCGTGGTCTGCTGTCGGACTTCTGGGGCCACGGCCTCACCGACGACGGCCGTCAGGCGATCATCCCCGAGCTCGGCCCGCAGCCCGGCGACATCGAGCTCACCAAGTGGCGCTACAGCGCGTTCACCCGCACCGACCTGCGCGAGCGGATGCGCGCCCGGCGCCGCGACCAGCTCGTGATCACCGGCGTCTACGCGCACATCGGCTGCCTGACCACCGCGATCGTCGCGTTCATGGACGACGTGCAGGTCTTCCTGGTGCCCGACGCGATGGCGGACTTCAGCCATGACGAGCACGTCTCCGCCCTCGAGTACGGCGCCACCCGCTGCGCCAACGTCAAGCGCGCCGACCTGGTGAGCGCCGAGCTGGCGGCCGCCGAGCTCGGCGCGCCCGAGGTGATCGGCAGTCGATGA
- a CDS encoding SDR family oxidoreductase produces MTTTAARQPGTVVVTGAAGGIGRAVVERLAAAGHRVLALDVADEPRDRPTDPVSGDAVRRHRLDVTDEAALEALPDLVGAEQVQALVNTAGVLRAGPVATTTAADWDLQLAVNARGVFLATRAVTALMVEQLDRDPHNRRSVVTVGSNAGGVPRAQMAAYAASKAAASAFTRSVGLELAEHGIRANVVAPGTTRTPMLQELGGAEFEGRAIAGDPDAHRTGIPLGRVAEPDDIAGVVAFLVSDAARHLTLQEIVVDGGASQR; encoded by the coding sequence ATGACCACGACAGCTGCGCGGCAGCCGGGGACCGTCGTGGTCACCGGCGCCGCAGGCGGGATCGGGCGCGCCGTCGTGGAGCGACTGGCGGCGGCCGGGCACCGCGTCCTCGCCCTCGACGTGGCCGACGAGCCGCGCGACCGCCCGACCGACCCTGTGTCCGGTGACGCCGTCCGCCGGCACCGCCTCGACGTCACCGACGAGGCGGCGCTGGAGGCGCTCCCGGACCTGGTCGGCGCCGAGCAGGTGCAGGCCCTGGTCAACACGGCCGGGGTGCTGCGCGCGGGCCCGGTGGCGACGACCACCGCCGCGGACTGGGACCTCCAGCTCGCCGTGAACGCCCGCGGTGTCTTCCTCGCGACGCGCGCGGTGACCGCGCTGATGGTCGAGCAGCTGGACCGCGATCCCCACAACCGGCGCTCGGTGGTGACGGTCGGGTCCAACGCCGGCGGCGTGCCGCGGGCGCAGATGGCGGCGTACGCCGCGTCCAAGGCGGCCGCGTCGGCGTTCACCCGCTCGGTGGGCCTGGAGCTCGCGGAGCACGGCATCCGTGCCAACGTGGTCGCCCCGGGCACCACCCGGACCCCGATGCTGCAGGAGCTGGGCGGCGCCGAGTTCGAGGGCCGGGCGATCGCGGGCGACCCGGACGCCCACCGCACGGGCATCCCGCTCGGGCGCGTCGCCGAGCCCGACGACATCGCCGGTGTCGTGGCCTTCCTCGTCTCCGACGCGGCCCGGCACCTGACCCTCCAGGAAATCGTCGTCGACGGCGGCGCGTCCCAGCGCTGA
- a CDS encoding methyltransferase domain-containing protein, with protein sequence MTTVDDPGTESTIPFGPLAIGYDDTVLRPRPWTAVQARWAASLLRTLPAGPVLELCSGAGHIGLLAVHGSGRTLVGVDASPAACRWLQRNAQSNGVRVDVRRARLDEALRPDERFPLVVADPPWVPHDEVGRYPEDPLLAIDGGADGLDLARACVDVAAAHLMPAGALLLQLGSVEQAERLGPHGRRAGLGEEGRRVVPGRGVVVCLRPG encoded by the coding sequence ATGACCACGGTGGACGACCCCGGCACGGAGTCGACGATCCCCTTCGGCCCCCTCGCCATCGGGTACGACGACACGGTGCTGCGGCCGCGCCCGTGGACCGCCGTCCAGGCCCGGTGGGCGGCGAGCCTGCTGCGCACCCTGCCTGCCGGCCCGGTGTTGGAGCTGTGCTCGGGCGCGGGCCACATCGGGCTGCTGGCGGTGCACGGCAGCGGGCGCACCCTGGTCGGCGTGGACGCGAGCCCGGCGGCCTGTCGCTGGCTGCAGCGCAACGCGCAGAGCAACGGCGTGCGGGTCGACGTACGCCGGGCGCGGCTGGACGAGGCGCTGCGGCCCGACGAGCGCTTCCCGCTCGTGGTCGCGGACCCGCCGTGGGTGCCGCACGACGAGGTCGGCCGGTACCCCGAGGACCCGCTGCTCGCCATCGACGGCGGCGCGGACGGGCTGGACCTCGCCCGCGCCTGCGTCGACGTCGCGGCCGCCCACCTCATGCCCGCGGGCGCCCTGCTGCTCCAGCTCGGCTCGGTCGAGCAGGCCGAGCGCCTCGGGCCGCACGGGCGGCGGGCCGGCCTGGGCGAGGAGGGGCGGCGCGTCGTGCCCGGCCGGGGTGTCGTGGTGTGCCTGCGGCCGGGATGA